The following coding sequences lie in one Arabidopsis thaliana chromosome 3, partial sequence genomic window:
- a CDS encoding Metallo-hydrolase/oxidoreductase superfamily protein (Metallo-hydrolase/oxidoreductase superfamily protein; FUNCTIONS IN: hydrolase activity, catalytic activity; INVOLVED IN: metabolic process; LOCATED IN: chloroplast; EXPRESSED IN: 23 plant structures; EXPRESSED DURING: 14 growth stages; CONTAINS InterPro DOMAIN/s: Beta-lactamase-like (InterPro:IPR001279); BEST Arabidopsis thaliana protein match is: Metallo-hydrolase/oxidoreductase superfamily protein (TAIR:AT1G30300.1); Has 2805 Blast hits to 2783 proteins in 774 species: Archae - 62; Bacteria - 1390; Metazoa - 7; Fungi - 23; Plants - 100; Viruses - 0; Other Eukaryotes - 1223 (source: NCBI BLink).) gives MGTGTSEGIPRVSCLTNPLKTCSVCTKATEPGNRNRRLNTSILVRYIRPSGTSNILIDCGKFFYHSALRWFPTFGLRTLDAVVITHSHADAIGGLDDLRDWTNNVQPHIPIYTAIRDLEVMKKTHYYLVDTSVIIPGAAVSELEFKVIHEDQPFVVNDLKITPLPVWHGSNYRSLGFRFGNVCYISDVSDIPEETYPLLKDCDLLIMDALRPDRSSATHFGLPRALEEVRKIKPKRTLFTGMMHLMDHEKVSEELEKLRNTEGLDVQLSYDGLRVPISI, from the exons ATGGGTACCGGAACCAGTGAAGGGATTCCTCGTGTCAGCTGCCTCACTAATCCTTTGAAAACATGTTCG GTATGCACAAAAGCAACAGAACCAGGAAACAGAAATAGGAGACTTAACACCAGCATTCTTGTTCGGTACATTAGACCATCCGGAACAAGTAACATCCTCATTGATTGTGGCAA GTTCTTCTACCATAGTGCCCTTCGATGGTTTCCCACCTTCgg GCTAAGAACACTTGATGCAGTTGTAATTACTCATTCTCATGCTGACGCAATTGGAG GTCTTGATGATCTTCGTGATTGGACAAACAATGTCCAACCTCACATTCCAATTTACACTGCTATACGTGATCTCGAG gtgatgaagaagacccATTATTACTTGGTTGATACAAGTGTCATCATACCCGGAGCTGCAGTCTCAGAGTTGGAGTTTAAAGTCATACACGAGGACCAGCCATTTGTGGTAAACGATCTGAAG ATCACCCCATTACCTGTATGGCATGGAAGTAACTACCGTTCCCTTGGTTTCCGCTTTGGTAATGTCTGCTACATAAG CGATGTCAGTGACATACCGGAAGAAACCTACCCGCTCCTTAAAGACTGTGATCTCCTAATTATG gATGCTTTGAGGCCTGACCGGTCTTCAGCAACACACTTTGGCCTCCCAAGG GCGTTAGAGGAAGTTCggaaaatcaaaccaaaaagaaccCTTTTCACCG GAATGATGCATTTGATGGACCACGAGAAGGTGAGCGAAGAACTGGAGAAACTTAGGAACACAGAAGGCCTCGATGTCCAACTGAGCTACGATGGTCTTCGTGTACCAATCTCAATTTAA
- the ATBFRUCT1 gene encoding Glycosyl hydrolases family 32 protein (ATBFRUCT1; FUNCTIONS IN: hydrolase activity, hydrolyzing O-glycosyl compounds, beta-fructofuranosidase activity; INVOLVED IN: response to karrikin, response to wounding; LOCATED IN: cell wall; EXPRESSED IN: 21 plant structures; EXPRESSED DURING: 13 growth stages; CONTAINS InterPro DOMAIN/s: Glycoside hydrolase, family 32 (InterPro:IPR001362), Glycoside hydrolase, family 32, active site (InterPro:IPR018053), Glycosyl hydrolases family 32, N-terminal (InterPro:IPR013148), Glycosyl hydrolase family 32, C-terminal (InterPro:IPR013189), Concanavalin A-like lectin/glucanase (InterPro:IPR008985); BEST Arabidopsis thaliana protein match is: beta-fructofuranosidase 5 (TAIR:AT1G55120.1); Has 4230 Blast hits to 4174 proteins in 1237 species: Archae - 18; Bacteria - 2583; Metazoa - 93; Fungi - 290; Plants - 1044; Viruses - 0; Other Eukaryotes - 202 (source: NCBI BLink).): MTKEVCSNIGLWLLLTLLIGNYVVNLEASHHVYKRLTQSTNTKSPSVNQPYRTGFHFQPPKNWMNDPNGPMIYKGIYHLFYQWNPKGAVWGNIVWAHSTSTDLINWDPHPPAIFPSAPFDINGCWSGSATILPNGKPVILYTGIDPKNQQVQNIAEPKNLSDPYLREWKKSPLNPLMAPDAVNGINASSFRDPTTAWLGQDKKWRVIIGSKIHRRGLAITYTSKDFLKWEKSPEPLHYDDGSGMWECPDFFPVTRFGSNGVETSSFGEPNEILKHVLKISLDDTKHDYYTIGTYDRVKDKFVPDNGFKMDGTAPRYDYGKYYASKTFFDSAKNRRILWGWTNESSSVEDDVEKGWSGIQTIPRKIWLDRSGKQLIQWPVREVERLRTKQVKNLRNKVLKSGSRLEVYGVTAAQADVEVLFKVRDLEKADVIEPSWTDPQLICSKMNVSVKSGLGPFGLMVLASKNLEEYTSVYFRIFKARQNSNKYVVLMCSDQSRSSLKEDNDKTTYGAFVDINPHQPLSLRALIDHSVVESFGGKGRACITSRVYPKLAIGKSSHLFAFNYGYQSVDVLNLNAWSMNSAQIS; this comes from the exons ATGACCAAAGAAGTTTGCTCCAACATTGGACTTTGGTTATTGCTCACGTTACTTATTGGTAACTATGTCGTCAATCTTGAAGCCTCGCACCATGTCTACAAGAGACTTACCCAAAGCACTAACACCAAATCTCCTTCCGTAAACCAGCCCTACCGGACCGGTTTCCATTTCCAACCCCCCAAAAATTGGATGAACG ATCCTAATG GGCCTATGATATACAAAGGAATATATCATCTTTTCTACCAATGGAACCCGAAAGGAGCCGTGTGGGGTAACATCGTGTGGGCTCATTCCACGTCAACAGACTTAATCAATTGGGATCCACATCCTCCAGCTATCTTCCCATCTGCACCCTTCGATATCAACGGATGCTGGTCCGGTTCAGCTACTATTCTCCCTAATGGAAAACCGGTTATCCTCTATACCGGAATCGACCCTAAGAACCAACAGGTCCAAAACATAGCCGAGCCTAAGAATCTCTCCGATCCTTATCTCCGAGAATGGAAAAAGTCGCCGTTAAATCCTCTCATGGCTCCTGACGCCGTTAACGGAATCAACGCCAGCTCGTTCCGTGACCCAACCACCGCGTGGCTAGGCCAAGACAAGAAATGGAGAGTGATCATCGGAAGCAAGATTCACCGTCGTGGACTAGCCATTACTTACACGAGTAAAGACTTTCTAAAATGGGAAAAATCTCCAGAGCCGTTGCATTACGACGACGGAAGTGGAATGTGGGAATGTCCTGATTTTTTCCCGGTCACGAGGTTTGGTTCTAACGGCGTGGAAACGTCTTCGTTTGGTGAACCTAATGAGATTTTGAAGCACGTGTTGAAAATAAGTTTGGACGACACGAAACATGATTATTACACGATTGGTACGTACGATCGGGTTAAAGATAAATTCGTACCGGACAATGGTTTCAAGATGGACGGTACGGCTCCGAGATACGATTACGGAAAGTATTACGCGTCTAAAACGTTTTTTGACTCGGCTAAGAACCGGAGAATCTTGTGGGGTTGGACTAACGAGTCATCGTCGGTTGAGGATGATGTTGAGAAAGGCTGGTCCGGTATTCAG ACGATTCCAAGGAAAATATGGCTTGATAGATCAGGGAAACAATTAATTCAGTGGCCGGTTAGGGAAGTTGAAAGATTACGTACAAAACAAGTCAAAAACTTACGCAACAAAGTTCTAAAGTCAGGATCTAGGCTTGAAGTCTATGGTGTGACAGCTGCACAG GCGGATGTAGAAGTATTGTTCAAAGTGAGAGACTTGGAGAAAGCGGATGTGATAGAACCAAGTTGGACTGATCCGCAGTTGATTTGTAGCAAGATGAATGTATCGGTTAAGTCTGGTTTAGGTCCATTCGGTTTAATGGTTTTGGCATCTAAGAATTTGGAAGAGTACACATCTGTTTATTTTAGAATCTTCAAAGCCCGTCAAAACAGCAATAAGTACGTTGTGCTCATGTGCAGTGACCAAAGCAG ATCTTCGCTGAAGGAAGATAATGACAAAACGACATACGGAGCTTTTGTGGATATTAATCCTCACCAACCACTATCCCTCAGAGCCTTG ATTGATCATTCAGTAGTGGAGAGTTTCGGTGGAAAGGGAAGAGCATGCATTACCTCAAGAGTGTATCCAAAATTGGCAATAGGAAAAAGTTCACATCTCTTTGCTTTTAATTATGGATATCAAAGTGTTGATGTCTTAAACTTAAATGCTTGGAGCATGAACTCTGCCCAAATCAGTTGA
- the ATBFRUCT1 gene encoding Glycosyl hydrolases family 32 protein (ATBFRUCT1; CONTAINS InterPro DOMAIN/s: Glycoside hydrolase, family 32 (InterPro:IPR001362), Glycosyl hydrolases family 32, N-terminal (InterPro:IPR013148), Glycosyl hydrolase family 32, C-terminal (InterPro:IPR013189), Concanavalin A-like lectin/glucanase (InterPro:IPR008985); BEST Arabidopsis thaliana protein match is: beta-fructofuranosidase 5 (TAIR:AT1G55120.1).) gives MTKEVCSNIGLWLLLTLLIGNYVVNLEASHHVYKRLTQSTNTKSPSVNQPYRTGFHFQPPKNWMNGPMIYKGIYHLFYQWNPKGAVWGNIVWAHSTSTDLINWDPHPPAIFPSAPFDINGCWSGSATILPNGKPVILYTGIDPKNQQVQNIAEPKNLSDPYLREWKKSPLNPLMAPDAVNGINASSFRDPTTAWLGQDKKWRVIIGSKIHRRGLAITYTSKDFLKWEKSPEPLHYDDGSGMWECPDFFPVTRFGSNGVETSSFGEPNEILKHVLKISLDDTKHDYYTIGTYDRVKDKFVPDNGFKMDGTAPRYDYGKYYASKTFFDSAKNRRILWGWTNESSSVEDDVEKGWSGIQTIPRKIWLDRSGKQLIQWPVREVERLRTKQVKNLRNKVLKSGSRLEVYGVTAAQADVEVLFKVRDLEKADVIEPSWTDPQLICSKMNVSVKSGLGPFGLMVLASKNLEEYTSVYFRIFKARQNSNKYVVLMCSDQSRSSLKEDNDKTTYGAFVDINPHQPLSLRALIDHSVVESFGGKGRACITSRVYPKLAIGKSSHLFAFNYGYQSVDVLNLNAWSMNSAQIS, from the exons ATGACCAAAGAAGTTTGCTCCAACATTGGACTTTGGTTATTGCTCACGTTACTTATTGGTAACTATGTCGTCAATCTTGAAGCCTCGCACCATGTCTACAAGAGACTTACCCAAAGCACTAACACCAAATCTCCTTCCGTAAACCAGCCCTACCGGACCGGTTTCCATTTCCAACCCCCCAAAAATTGGATGAACG GGCCTATGATATACAAAGGAATATATCATCTTTTCTACCAATGGAACCCGAAAGGAGCCGTGTGGGGTAACATCGTGTGGGCTCATTCCACGTCAACAGACTTAATCAATTGGGATCCACATCCTCCAGCTATCTTCCCATCTGCACCCTTCGATATCAACGGATGCTGGTCCGGTTCAGCTACTATTCTCCCTAATGGAAAACCGGTTATCCTCTATACCGGAATCGACCCTAAGAACCAACAGGTCCAAAACATAGCCGAGCCTAAGAATCTCTCCGATCCTTATCTCCGAGAATGGAAAAAGTCGCCGTTAAATCCTCTCATGGCTCCTGACGCCGTTAACGGAATCAACGCCAGCTCGTTCCGTGACCCAACCACCGCGTGGCTAGGCCAAGACAAGAAATGGAGAGTGATCATCGGAAGCAAGATTCACCGTCGTGGACTAGCCATTACTTACACGAGTAAAGACTTTCTAAAATGGGAAAAATCTCCAGAGCCGTTGCATTACGACGACGGAAGTGGAATGTGGGAATGTCCTGATTTTTTCCCGGTCACGAGGTTTGGTTCTAACGGCGTGGAAACGTCTTCGTTTGGTGAACCTAATGAGATTTTGAAGCACGTGTTGAAAATAAGTTTGGACGACACGAAACATGATTATTACACGATTGGTACGTACGATCGGGTTAAAGATAAATTCGTACCGGACAATGGTTTCAAGATGGACGGTACGGCTCCGAGATACGATTACGGAAAGTATTACGCGTCTAAAACGTTTTTTGACTCGGCTAAGAACCGGAGAATCTTGTGGGGTTGGACTAACGAGTCATCGTCGGTTGAGGATGATGTTGAGAAAGGCTGGTCCGGTATTCAG ACGATTCCAAGGAAAATATGGCTTGATAGATCAGGGAAACAATTAATTCAGTGGCCGGTTAGGGAAGTTGAAAGATTACGTACAAAACAAGTCAAAAACTTACGCAACAAAGTTCTAAAGTCAGGATCTAGGCTTGAAGTCTATGGTGTGACAGCTGCACAG GCGGATGTAGAAGTATTGTTCAAAGTGAGAGACTTGGAGAAAGCGGATGTGATAGAACCAAGTTGGACTGATCCGCAGTTGATTTGTAGCAAGATGAATGTATCGGTTAAGTCTGGTTTAGGTCCATTCGGTTTAATGGTTTTGGCATCTAAGAATTTGGAAGAGTACACATCTGTTTATTTTAGAATCTTCAAAGCCCGTCAAAACAGCAATAAGTACGTTGTGCTCATGTGCAGTGACCAAAGCAG ATCTTCGCTGAAGGAAGATAATGACAAAACGACATACGGAGCTTTTGTGGATATTAATCCTCACCAACCACTATCCCTCAGAGCCTTG ATTGATCATTCAGTAGTGGAGAGTTTCGGTGGAAAGGGAAGAGCATGCATTACCTCAAGAGTGTATCCAAAATTGGCAATAGGAAAAAGTTCACATCTCTTTGCTTTTAATTATGGATATCAAAGTGTTGATGTCTTAAACTTAAATGCTTGGAGCATGAACTCTGCCCAAATCAGTTGA
- the ATBFRUCT1 gene encoding Glycosyl hydrolases family 32 protein: MIYKGIYHLFYQWNPKGAVWGNIVWAHSTSTDLINWDPHPPAIFPSAPFDINGCWSGSATILPNGKPVILYTGIDPKNQQVQNIAEPKNLSDPYLREWKKSPLNPLMAPDAVNGINASSFRDPTTAWLGQDKKWRVIIGSKIHRRGLAITYTSKDFLKWEKSPEPLHYDDGSGMWECPDFFPVTRFGSNGVETSSFGEPNEILKHVLKISLDDTKHDYYTIGTYDRVKDKFVPDNGFKMDGTAPRYDYGKYYASKTFFDSAKNRRILWGWTNESSSVEDDVEKGWSGIQTIPRKIWLDRSGKQLIQWPVREVERLRTKQVKNLRNKVLKSGSRLEVYGVTAAQADVEVLFKVRDLEKADVIEPSWTDPQLICSKMNVSVKSGLGPFGLMVLASKNLEEYTSVYFRIFKARQNSNKYVVLMCSDQSRSSLKEDNDKTTYGAFVDINPHQPLSLRALIDHSVVESFGGKGRACITSRVYPKLAIGKSSHLFAFNYGYQSVDVLNLNAWSMNSAQIS; encoded by the exons ATGATATACAAAGGAATATATCATCTTTTCTACCAATGGAACCCGAAAGGAGCCGTGTGGGGTAACATCGTGTGGGCTCATTCCACGTCAACAGACTTAATCAATTGGGATCCACATCCTCCAGCTATCTTCCCATCTGCACCCTTCGATATCAACGGATGCTGGTCCGGTTCAGCTACTATTCTCCCTAATGGAAAACCGGTTATCCTCTATACCGGAATCGACCCTAAGAACCAACAGGTCCAAAACATAGCCGAGCCTAAGAATCTCTCCGATCCTTATCTCCGAGAATGGAAAAAGTCGCCGTTAAATCCTCTCATGGCTCCTGACGCCGTTAACGGAATCAACGCCAGCTCGTTCCGTGACCCAACCACCGCGTGGCTAGGCCAAGACAAGAAATGGAGAGTGATCATCGGAAGCAAGATTCACCGTCGTGGACTAGCCATTACTTACACGAGTAAAGACTTTCTAAAATGGGAAAAATCTCCAGAGCCGTTGCATTACGACGACGGAAGTGGAATGTGGGAATGTCCTGATTTTTTCCCGGTCACGAGGTTTGGTTCTAACGGCGTGGAAACGTCTTCGTTTGGTGAACCTAATGAGATTTTGAAGCACGTGTTGAAAATAAGTTTGGACGACACGAAACATGATTATTACACGATTGGTACGTACGATCGGGTTAAAGATAAATTCGTACCGGACAATGGTTTCAAGATGGACGGTACGGCTCCGAGATACGATTACGGAAAGTATTACGCGTCTAAAACGTTTTTTGACTCGGCTAAGAACCGGAGAATCTTGTGGGGTTGGACTAACGAGTCATCGTCGGTTGAGGATGATGTTGAGAAAGGCTGGTCCGGTATTCAG ACGATTCCAAGGAAAATATGGCTTGATAGATCAGGGAAACAATTAATTCAGTGGCCGGTTAGGGAAGTTGAAAGATTACGTACAAAACAAGTCAAAAACTTACGCAACAAAGTTCTAAAGTCAGGATCTAGGCTTGAAGTCTATGGTGTGACAGCTGCACAG GCGGATGTAGAAGTATTGTTCAAAGTGAGAGACTTGGAGAAAGCGGATGTGATAGAACCAAGTTGGACTGATCCGCAGTTGATTTGTAGCAAGATGAATGTATCGGTTAAGTCTGGTTTAGGTCCATTCGGTTTAATGGTTTTGGCATCTAAGAATTTGGAAGAGTACACATCTGTTTATTTTAGAATCTTCAAAGCCCGTCAAAACAGCAATAAGTACGTTGTGCTCATGTGCAGTGACCAAAGCAG ATCTTCGCTGAAGGAAGATAATGACAAAACGACATACGGAGCTTTTGTGGATATTAATCCTCACCAACCACTATCCCTCAGAGCCTTG ATTGATCATTCAGTAGTGGAGAGTTTCGGTGGAAAGGGAAGAGCATGCATTACCTCAAGAGTGTATCCAAAATTGGCAATAGGAAAAAGTTCACATCTCTTTGCTTTTAATTATGGATATCAAAGTGTTGATGTCTTAAACTTAAATGCTTGGAGCATGAACTCTGCCCAAATCAGTTGA
- a CDS encoding Metallo-hydrolase/oxidoreductase superfamily protein (Metallo-hydrolase/oxidoreductase superfamily protein; FUNCTIONS IN: hydrolase activity, catalytic activity; INVOLVED IN: metabolic process; LOCATED IN: chloroplast; EXPRESSED IN: 23 plant structures; EXPRESSED DURING: 14 growth stages; CONTAINS InterPro DOMAIN/s: Beta-lactamase-like (InterPro:IPR001279); BEST Arabidopsis thaliana protein match is: Metallo-hydrolase/oxidoreductase superfamily protein (TAIR:AT1G30300.1); Has 2828 Blast hits to 2806 proteins in 769 species: Archae - 68; Bacteria - 1382; Metazoa - 7; Fungi - 23; Plants - 100; Viruses - 0; Other Eukaryotes - 1248 (source: NCBI BLink).), whose protein sequence is MAAMSAVLSLGLGTLRPSHRSLSCFDSLRHHQTSFLRCHQSLISRNTTRSPLNKILQACLQSNSANGDALVSSSDESSEIVFMGTGTSEGIPRVSCLTNPLKTCSVCTKATEPGNRNRRLNTSILVRYIRPSGTSNILIDCGKFFYHSALRWFPTFGLRTLDAVVITHSHADAIGGLDDLRDWTNNVQPHIPIYTAIRDLEVMKKTHYYLVDTSVIIPGAAVSELEFKVIHEDQPFVVNDLKITPLPVWHGSNYRSLGFRFGNVCYISDVSDIPEETYPLLKDCDLLIMDALRPDRSSATHFGLPRALEEVRKIKPKRTLFTGMMHLMDHEKVSEELEKLRNTEGLDVQLSYDGLRVPISI, encoded by the exons ATGGCGGCTATGTCAGCGGTTCTGTCTCTGGGTTTAGGAACACTCCGCCCTTCGCATCGTTCCTTGTCCTGTTTCGATTCCCTCCGGCACCACCAGACATCTTTTCTCCGTTGCCACCAAAGTCTCATCTCTAGAAATACGACGAGGTCTCCGCTCAACAAGATTCTTCAGGCTTGCCTTCAATCCA ATTCTGCAAATGGTGATGCTTTGGTGTCATCATCCGATGAAAGTTCTGAGATTGTATTTATGGGTACCGGAACCAGTGAAGGGATTCCTCGTGTCAGCTGCCTCACTAATCCTTTGAAAACATGTTCG GTATGCACAAAAGCAACAGAACCAGGAAACAGAAATAGGAGACTTAACACCAGCATTCTTGTTCGGTACATTAGACCATCCGGAACAAGTAACATCCTCATTGATTGTGGCAA GTTCTTCTACCATAGTGCCCTTCGATGGTTTCCCACCTTCgg GCTAAGAACACTTGATGCAGTTGTAATTACTCATTCTCATGCTGACGCAATTGGAG GTCTTGATGATCTTCGTGATTGGACAAACAATGTCCAACCTCACATTCCAATTTACACTGCTATACGTGATCTCGAG gtgatgaagaagacccATTATTACTTGGTTGATACAAGTGTCATCATACCCGGAGCTGCAGTCTCAGAGTTGGAGTTTAAAGTCATACACGAGGACCAGCCATTTGTGGTAAACGATCTGAAG ATCACCCCATTACCTGTATGGCATGGAAGTAACTACCGTTCCCTTGGTTTCCGCTTTGGTAATGTCTGCTACATAAG CGATGTCAGTGACATACCGGAAGAAACCTACCCGCTCCTTAAAGACTGTGATCTCCTAATTATG gATGCTTTGAGGCCTGACCGGTCTTCAGCAACACACTTTGGCCTCCCAAGG GCGTTAGAGGAAGTTCggaaaatcaaaccaaaaagaaccCTTTTCACCG GAATGATGCATTTGATGGACCACGAGAAGGTGAGCGAAGAACTGGAGAAACTTAGGAACACAGAAGGCCTCGATGTCCAACTGAGCTACGATGGTCTTCGTGTACCAATCTCAATTTAA